ACTGCTGGAATGGTGGCTAAAATGACCCACCAAGCTAACTTACTGTCTGCAGATTGATTAGCCGTAAACCCTTTACTTAACCATGCAACAGTTAGTCGAGCTATATCTGCACGGAAATAAATCATCACAGCTAACAAGCTTCCTACATGTACTGCCACATCATATGCTAATCCTTGGTTATGCCACCCAAAAACTTCAGAAGGTAGAATTAGGTGTGCAGAACTAGAAATAGGCAAAAACTCAGTCAAACCTTGGATAATTGCCAAAATAATAATTTCAAATAATGTCATGATTCAGTAGAGCTCCATTCAAATGTAATCACCCAAAGGTGTTGTCGGGTTTTGTCATATTCCTGCCAAAGACTGGCATAAGATTTTTTTACTATAGGGTGGATAAGATCACCCGCAATTTCTGCCAACGGTTTTAAAACAAAAGCGTTATATAATATTTCTGGGCGAGGTAATTCTACTGGTGATTGCATAACAAGTTCGTCATATAACAAGAGATCTAAATCTAAAGTACGAGGAGCAAACTTTTGTTCATTTCGTTGACGTTTATTGTCTTGTTCTATCTGCTTAAGTATTTTACATACTTGCTCTACAGGTAAAGATGTATGAGCTTTAACAACCAAATTATAAAAATTATTACCGGTAAAACCTACAGATTCACTTTCGTATACAGAGGATAATTGGAGCGGTCCAAAAGCTTGATACATGCCTTGTAACCCAGCCCTAGTATGTTTTTCTTTATCAAGGTTACTTCCCACACTAATATAAATCTCATGTGTATCGCTATTAAGCACACTCACACTGCTCGCTCCCGCGTAAACTCTACTGCAACATTCTTTGCATTGGCCAAAATGTCAGGTTTGCTTAACTTTAATCGAGCAATCTTCACTGCTGGAAATGACTTTAAGATACAATCAATTAAATGACTGGCTAGTGCCTCAATTAGTTTAAAATCACAGCATTTAGCCTCATCCGCTAATGTTTGTGCCACCAGAGCATAATTAAGCGTGTCGTCAACATTATCTGAATGAGCAGCAATAGATAAATCTGCTTGTAACTCAATATCGAGTATCAGTCGCTGCTTGTTTTTTCTTTCCCAGTCATACACGCCAATCAGCGATAAGACCTCTAGTCTTTCGATATGAATTTTATCCATTTGTGATCCGCGCTGCATTTTATCTTAGATTGTTATATTCTGGCTGAATTGTAACTCATTCTTTTAGCACAAGTACATGACAGCACTCACAATATTCATGTTTGCATTTGCCTATCTGCTTGGTTCTGTATCAAGTGCTATTTTGGTGTGTAGATTATTTGCCTTAGGCGATCCTAGAGAGCAAGGTTCAGGTAACCCAGGCGCCACAAATGTATTAAGAATTGGCGGAAAATTACCTGCTGCCTTAGTATTAATATTTGATATTTTAAAAGGTACAGTACCAGTATGGGCTAGTTATTATTTGGGCTTAGACCCTGTATATCTAGCTTTTGTTGCTGTCACCGCATGTTTAGGCCATATGTTTCCAATATTTTTTGGCTTTAGAGGTGGCAAGGCCGTTGCAACAGCTTTTGGCACTATCTTACCTTTAGGCTTAGATTTAGCATCCCTGCTTATTTTTTGTTGGGTAATAGTATTATATATATCAGGATATTCTTCGTTAGCCGCAATTATTACCGTTAGTTTAGCGCCACTTTTAACTTGGTTAATCCAACCTGAGTATGCCATGGCAGTAGCCATTTTAAGCGGCTTAATTATTCTTCGCCACAAAGAAAATATAATCCGTTTGTTCTATAAGCAAGAAAGCAAAGTACGACAGAATAAGCGAAAGTGAACCAACTAAATGGCGGGTAAATCCTCTAAAGACCATCTAGGTTGAGCTTTTGTACTTAACGATTCAGTTTCGCCGGCTTTTAACCTTTGTAATCCCGCATAAGCGATCATCGCACCGTTGTCAGTACAAAATTCTAATCTAGGATAAAACACTTCACCATTGATACTTCTCATCATATCAGCCAGTTGAGTGCGCAATTGCTTGTTAGCACTTACTCCACCAGCAATCACTAAACGTTTAAGTTTGGTTTGTTTCAACGCCCTTTTACATTTTATCGCTAACGTATCCACCACAGCTTCTTGAAACGCATAAGCAATATTAGCATGAGTTTGTGCGCTACCATCACTGGCTCGAATAGTATTAGCAGCAAACGTTTTTAAACCACTAAAACTAAAATCTAATCCAGGTTTCGTGGTCATAGGCCGTGGAAATTGATAATGCCCTGCTTCTCCTTGTTCGGCCAATTTAGCTAATAACGGCCCTCCTGGGTAATCTAAACCCAACAACTTTGCAGTTTTATCAAAGGCTTCACCTGCAGCATCATCTACAGATTCTCCTAGAACTTGATATTGACCGATACCATCCACTCTAACCATCATAGAGTGGCCACCTGAAACTAATAGCGCAATAAAAGGAAAAGATGGTACTGGTTCATCTAGCATAGGTGCAAGCAAATGGCCTTCCATATGATGTACACCCACAGCAGGCAAATTCCACGCATAAGCCAAACTACGGGCAACCGACGACCCCACTAGTAAAGCCCCTACCAAACCAGGCCCTTTCGTAAAAGCAATGCCATCTAAATCTTTTTCGGTGCAGTTAGCTTCCAATAATGTCTGCTTTATTAAAGGAATGATTTTTCGCACATGATCTCTTGATGCTAATTCGGGAACTACCCCACCATAATCAGCATGTAACTTTACTTGGCTATATAATTGATGTGACAATAACCCTTGATGCTCATCATAAACAGCAACACCAGTTTCATCACATGAGGTCTCGATTCCTAATACTCGCATAATATTTTTAATAATTTACAGATTAAACTGCTGGCATTTTACTGTTCTGAAGTGAAAGCGCCAATTTAAAATTAAATTTGTTTGAAGATATTCACTTTTTAACCTAACAAGGCTTTACTTCTGCTGTGGATATGATTAGAATTCCGCACCATTTTTAACCGAGCTGGTTACTTTTATGTACCGGTCGATATAATTAATATATTTTTGAGGTAAGAGTTTAATGCCAATCGTTAAAGTTAGAGAGAACGAACCTTTTGATGTTGCATTGCGTCGTTTTAAACGTTCATGTGAAAAAGCAGGTGTACTTTCTGAAGTTCGTCGTCGCGAATTTTTTGAAAAACCTACTTGGGAACGTAAGCGTAAGAAAGCTGCCGCTAAGAAACGTCTTTTGAAGAAGTTATCTCGCGAAAACGCTCGTCGCATCAGATTGTACTAAATCTCTTCTGAAGCGCGTTATTTGTATTTAATTATGAAACACGCGCTTTAAGTCGTTTTATCACACATCCTTTTTACGTTTTCGATGAGTCATACATGTCTTTATTAGATGATTTAAAAAATGCACAAAAAGATGCTATGCGCGCCAAAGATAAAGTTCGTCTTGGTACTATTCGCATGGCTTTGTCTGCCGTAAAGCAACATGAAATCGATGGACGTACTAATCCCGGTTATATTGCTTTAGACGATGATGGTATTCTTGCTATTTTAATCAAGATGATAAAACAGCGAAAAGATGCAGCCAGTCAATACGAAACTGCAGGTCGACAAGACTTACTTGACATCGAACTAGCAGAAATTGTTATTTTGCAAGGTTTTATGCCTAAAGCCCTTACTGAGGCAGAAATAGATTCTTTAATTGTTCAGGCAATGGAAGAAACTAGTGCTACTGGAATGCAGGATATGGGTAAAGTCATGGGCTGGTTAAAACCAAAAGTTCAAGGCAAAGCTGATATAGGCCAACTTAGTAGTAAAATAAAAGCTAAGCTTAACGCTTAAGTTATATCAGTACACTATATAGCATTCTACAAACCGCACTCAGTTGCGGTTTGTTTATTTAGGGCGCTAATATTTAAATTAGTGTCGAAGTTTATACTGACAATATGGCATCATACTCCCCGATTTTATTGTATTGCTTGAGAAAATTACATGTCTGGCCGTATCCCTCGTGAATTTATAGATGACATCATCGCTCGAACTGACATAGTAGAGTTAATAGACAGTCGTGTTTCTTTAAAAAAAGCAGGCCGTAATCACCAAGCTTGTTGTCCATTTCATAATGAAAAAAGTCCTTCTTTTACTGTCAGCCAAGACAAGCAGTTTTATCATTGTTTTGGTTGTGGCGCGCACGGTAATGTTATTTCGTTTTTAATGGAATTCGACCGATTAGAATTTCCTGAAGCCATAGAAGAATTAGCTCAATACCACAGTATAGAAGTTCCCCGAGAAAAAGGTGGAGCTCCAGCTCTAAGCGCAGAACAAAAACAGCAAAAAGGCAATGATTACGAGTTAATGGAAAAGGTGGCAAAATACTTTTCACAACAACTCAAATCCCATCCAGAAAAAAATAAAGCAGTAGATTATTTAAAAAAACGTGGATTAAACGGCGAAATAGTTAAAGCGTTTGATATGGGCTTTGCACCACCAGATTGGGATAGTGTACTGAAAACATTTGGTATCAATCCAACATTTCAGCAGCAACTACTCGATCTAAAACTTATCACTGAAAATGATAATAGACGACGCTACGACTTTTTCCGTGATCGCATTATGTTTCCTATTCGTGACAAACGTGGTCGTGTTATAGGGTTTGGTGGACGAGTACTAGATGATGGCGGCCCCAAATATTTAAACTCCCCTGAAACCAGAATCTTCCACAAAGGCCATGAGTTATATGGTTTTTATCAAGCTAAACAAGCACATAGAAATTTAGCCAAAGTCATAATAGTCGAAGGTTACATGGATGTGGTTGCATTAGGCCAATTTGGTATAGATTACGCTGTTGCCTCCCTTGGTACAGCGACTACGCCAGAACACATTCAAATGTTGTTTCGCACTACCAGCGAAATTATTTGTTGTTATGATGGTGACCGTGCTGGACGAGAGGCTGCTTGGCGTGCATTAGAGAACGCACTCCCCTACCTAAAAGATGGCGTGCAAATGAAGTTTATGTTTTTACCTGACGGTGAAGATCCTGATACTTTAGTACGCAAAATTGGTAAAGAAACCTTCGAACAAAGACTGCAATCAGACTCAGTACCTTTATCTAAATTTTTCTTCAACAATTTACTGCAACGCCATCATGTAAGCAGTAACGAAGGAAAGGCCGCATTAAAAACTGAAGCCATGCCATTGATAGAGCAAATTATTGGCGACAATATTCGCGCCAGTTTGATGGCTGATTTAAGTAGTCATATGGGAGACCATAATAAATATAAGTTAGAAACCGATATTGCTAAGGCCAACCAACACAAAGGTTTAGCAAAATTAGATTTTAAAACGCCAAACAAAAGTACTATTTCTCCGGTTCGCATGATGATCCGCTTATTACTTGATGATCCGAGCTTGGCGATTAAGTGTGCCTCTGCCGATCCAGCCCCCTTAATCAATGCCCCTATCCAGGGCATGGCCATGTTAAATGAATTATTTCAATTTTGTAAAAGTAAGCCCTCGGCCAATACAGCTCAAGTACTTGAACACTTCAGAGGGCACCCCGCCAGCCCGCATTTAGCGAAGCTATTAGCTTGGGAGTATGCAGAGCAAAATCAACAATTAGTATTTGAAGATAGCTTTACTAAATTACTTGATTGGCACTTACAAGGGCGAATGGATGAATTATTTGCTAAGTCTAGAACAAGTTTTTTAACTGATGGAGAAAAACAAGAGCTCAACCTACTTGTAAAAGAACAAAAATAACCCAATATAAATACACTGTTGTCATTTGATGCTAATTTCAGCTTAGTTCACTAGATACTTAAGCCAACGACCAATCATAAAACATTGAATCGAACGAAATTCATACACCAAAGCGCAACAGACTCTAGCCGTAGGGTAGCTAAGTCTGCTATACTGGCTAATTCGCTCAGGTCGGTTTATATATCATAGATAGGCTAAGCAGTTAAACAATTACGATGTAAAATTTTTCTCTAAAAAGAAGAGTTGTACGAATTTTAAATTAATTCAAGAAGTGTAAGGTTATATGGTGCAAAGCAAGCAGTCGCAGATAAAACTCCTCATTGCTAAAGGTAAAGAACAGGGCTATTTGACTTTCGCGGAAGTTAACGACCACCTTCCACAAGATATTGTCGACTCTGATCAGATCGAAGATATCATCCGCATGATTAACGACATGGGCATCAAGGTCTTTGAAACAGCCCCTGATTCAGATGAACTTTTGATGCAAGAAAGTGACACTGATGAAGAAGTCGCAGAAGCGGCAGCACAGGCTCTTGCCACTGTAGAAAGTGAAATTGGCCGCACAACTGACCCTGTACGTATGTATATGCGTGAAATGGGGACAGTAGAACTGCTGACTCGTGAAGGCGAAATTGTTATCGCTAAACGTATCGAAGAAGGCATCAATCAGGTTCAATGCTCTGTTGCTGAGTATCCAGAAGCTATCACCCATTTACTTGATCAATGGGATCTTTTTGAAGCAGAAGAAATTCGTCTAAGTGACATCATCATTGGATTTGTTGATCCAAATGAACAAGATGTTGCACCTACAGCCACTCATATCGGTTCTGAACTTTCTGAAGAAGAATTAAAAGACGAAGATGGCGACAGTGACGAAGATGATGAAGACGAGGAAGAAGAAGATACTGGACCAGATCCAGAACTTGCTCGCGAAAAATTTGGCGCATTACGTGTACAATATGAAAAAGCCCGTGATGTGATAGATGCCAAGGGGCGTTCACACCCTGACGCAAGAACTCAAATTCATGAATTAAGTGAAGTATTCAAAGAATTTAGATTAACTCCTAAACAATTTGATCGCATGGTTAAAAATATGCGTAGCATGATGGACCGAATTCGTGTTCAAGAACGTATTGTGATGAAACACTGCGTTGCTACAGCTAAAATGCCTAAGAAAGATTTCATAAAAGCATTTGCTGGTAATGAAACGACTACCGATTGGTTGTTTGAAATTCTGAATTCTACCCTTCCCTATGCTGAAGAAATGAAAGTACATCAAGAAGAACTTGAGCGTGCAATCAGCAAGATGAATACAGTAGAAGACGAAACAGGCTTAATCATAGCCGATATCAAAGATATTAATCGTCGCATGTCTATTGGCGAAGCCAAAGCAAGACGAGCGAAAAAAGAAATGGTTGAAGCCAACTTACGTTTGGTTATCTCTATTGCGAAAAAATACACAAACCGTGGATTACAATTTTTGGATCTTATCCAAGAAGGTAACATTGGTTTGATGAAAGCGGTTGATAAATTTGAATATCGTCGTGGTTATAAGTTCTCAACTTATGCAACATGGTGGATACGTCAAGCAATCACTCGTTCAATTGCTGACCAAGCACGTACAATACGTATCCCAGTGCACATGATTGAAACAATCAATAAACTGAATCGTATTTCTCGTCAAATGTTACAAGAAATGGGCCGCGAGCCAACACCTGAAGAATTGTCAGAACGTATGTTAATGCCAGAAGACAAAGTCCGTAAGGTATTAAAAATTGCCAAAGAGCCGATTTCAATGGAAACTCCTATCGGTGATGACGAAGATTCACATTTAGGTGATTTTATCGAAGACAGCACCATAGTGCAGCCTTTAGACTCTGCCACTGGCGGTAGTTTAAAAGATGCCACGCAAGAAGTGCTTGCTGGTTTGACAGCTCGTGAAGCAAAAGTCCTCAGAATGCGTTTTGGTATTGATATGAACACTGACCATACGCTTGAAGAAGTTGGTAAACAATTTGATGTAACACGTGAACGTATTCGTCAAATCGAAGCCAAAGCTTTGCGTAAACTCCGTCACCCTAGTCGCTCTGAGCAATTGAAAAGTTTCTTAGACGAATAGTCTTTTATCATAAATCTAGAATATTCAAATGCCAGACAGCTCTCACTGCCTGGCATTTTTGTATCTGACTTCCCCCCTTAGTTCTGCTCATTACCCCCTACTTTGTTAATTAATCAGTCCATGTAATAATAAAAATACTTTCCCTGACTTTATTTAAAAATCTTGCTTAGAAAATCACTTATATTTACCGTCTTATCAATGACTTTGGCTTGCAGCAAAGAGGTCCCTTCAGATCCTGCATGCCGTGTCGATGAACAACAAAGTTTAGCTCCAGCCGAAGCTGTATGTTTGATAAAATTAAATGGCAAACTCATTGCTGTTAAAAATAATAATATGGAGAAATGGGATTTACCTA
The sequence above is a segment of the Paraglaciecola sp. L3A3 genome. Coding sequences within it:
- the folK gene encoding 2-amino-4-hydroxy-6-hydroxymethyldihydropteridine diphosphokinase, which codes for MSVLNSDTHEIYISVGSNLDKEKHTRAGLQGMYQAFGPLQLSSVYESESVGFTGNNFYNLVVKAHTSLPVEQVCKILKQIEQDNKRQRNEQKFAPRTLDLDLLLYDELVMQSPVELPRPEILYNAFVLKPLAEIAGDLIHPIVKKSYASLWQEYDKTRQHLWVITFEWSSTES
- the folB gene encoding dihydroneopterin aldolase codes for the protein MDKIHIERLEVLSLIGVYDWERKNKQRLILDIELQADLSIAAHSDNVDDTLNYALVAQTLADEAKCCDFKLIEALASHLIDCILKSFPAVKIARLKLSKPDILANAKNVAVEFTRERAV
- the plsY gene encoding glycerol-3-phosphate 1-O-acyltransferase PlsY, which translates into the protein MTALTIFMFAFAYLLGSVSSAILVCRLFALGDPREQGSGNPGATNVLRIGGKLPAALVLIFDILKGTVPVWASYYLGLDPVYLAFVAVTACLGHMFPIFFGFRGGKAVATAFGTILPLGLDLASLLIFCWVIVLYISGYSSLAAIITVSLAPLLTWLIQPEYAMAVAILSGLIILRHKENIIRLFYKQESKVRQNKRK
- the tsaD gene encoding tRNA (adenosine(37)-N6)-threonylcarbamoyltransferase complex transferase subunit TsaD translates to MRVLGIETSCDETGVAVYDEHQGLLSHQLYSQVKLHADYGGVVPELASRDHVRKIIPLIKQTLLEANCTEKDLDGIAFTKGPGLVGALLVGSSVARSLAYAWNLPAVGVHHMEGHLLAPMLDEPVPSFPFIALLVSGGHSMMVRVDGIGQYQVLGESVDDAAGEAFDKTAKLLGLDYPGGPLLAKLAEQGEAGHYQFPRPMTTKPGLDFSFSGLKTFAANTIRASDGSAQTHANIAYAFQEAVVDTLAIKCKRALKQTKLKRLVIAGGVSANKQLRTQLADMMRSINGEVFYPRLEFCTDNGAMIAYAGLQRLKAGETESLSTKAQPRWSLEDLPAI
- the rpsU gene encoding 30S ribosomal protein S21, with product MPIVKVRENEPFDVALRRFKRSCEKAGVLSEVRRREFFEKPTWERKRKKAAAKKRLLKKLSRENARRIRLY
- a CDS encoding GatB/YqeY domain-containing protein, whose translation is MSLLDDLKNAQKDAMRAKDKVRLGTIRMALSAVKQHEIDGRTNPGYIALDDDGILAILIKMIKQRKDAASQYETAGRQDLLDIELAEIVILQGFMPKALTEAEIDSLIVQAMEETSATGMQDMGKVMGWLKPKVQGKADIGQLSSKIKAKLNA
- the dnaG gene encoding DNA primase codes for the protein MSGRIPREFIDDIIARTDIVELIDSRVSLKKAGRNHQACCPFHNEKSPSFTVSQDKQFYHCFGCGAHGNVISFLMEFDRLEFPEAIEELAQYHSIEVPREKGGAPALSAEQKQQKGNDYELMEKVAKYFSQQLKSHPEKNKAVDYLKKRGLNGEIVKAFDMGFAPPDWDSVLKTFGINPTFQQQLLDLKLITENDNRRRYDFFRDRIMFPIRDKRGRVIGFGGRVLDDGGPKYLNSPETRIFHKGHELYGFYQAKQAHRNLAKVIIVEGYMDVVALGQFGIDYAVASLGTATTPEHIQMLFRTTSEIICCYDGDRAGREAAWRALENALPYLKDGVQMKFMFLPDGEDPDTLVRKIGKETFEQRLQSDSVPLSKFFFNNLLQRHHVSSNEGKAALKTEAMPLIEQIIGDNIRASLMADLSSHMGDHNKYKLETDIAKANQHKGLAKLDFKTPNKSTISPVRMMIRLLLDDPSLAIKCASADPAPLINAPIQGMAMLNELFQFCKSKPSANTAQVLEHFRGHPASPHLAKLLAWEYAEQNQQLVFEDSFTKLLDWHLQGRMDELFAKSRTSFLTDGEKQELNLLVKEQK
- the rpoD gene encoding RNA polymerase sigma factor RpoD, with product MVQSKQSQIKLLIAKGKEQGYLTFAEVNDHLPQDIVDSDQIEDIIRMINDMGIKVFETAPDSDELLMQESDTDEEVAEAAAQALATVESEIGRTTDPVRMYMREMGTVELLTREGEIVIAKRIEEGINQVQCSVAEYPEAITHLLDQWDLFEAEEIRLSDIIIGFVDPNEQDVAPTATHIGSELSEEELKDEDGDSDEDDEDEEEEDTGPDPELAREKFGALRVQYEKARDVIDAKGRSHPDARTQIHELSEVFKEFRLTPKQFDRMVKNMRSMMDRIRVQERIVMKHCVATAKMPKKDFIKAFAGNETTTDWLFEILNSTLPYAEEMKVHQEELERAISKMNTVEDETGLIIADIKDINRRMSIGEAKARRAKKEMVEANLRLVISIAKKYTNRGLQFLDLIQEGNIGLMKAVDKFEYRRGYKFSTYATWWIRQAITRSIADQARTIRIPVHMIETINKLNRISRQMLQEMGREPTPEELSERMLMPEDKVRKVLKIAKEPISMETPIGDDEDSHLGDFIEDSTIVQPLDSATGGSLKDATQEVLAGLTAREAKVLRMRFGIDMNTDHTLEEVGKQFDVTRERIRQIEAKALRKLRHPSRSEQLKSFLDE